Proteins encoded within one genomic window of Mycolicibacterium monacense:
- a CDS encoding thiolase C-terminal domain-containing protein has translation MTCAIVGIGRTTYSRKSGRTTRGMAVAACRDAIEDAGLSTADIDGICTFMANDSEQPIFVGWALGIDELAWANAMYGGGNLVADQIATAAAVIEAGICKAVLVYRSLNGRSGYRFGHIEGPMQVQHHDQFDTASGYMVPPQWFAMWARRHQHEYGSTCEDLGQIAITQRAHAGPNEHALRREPLTMDDYLAARWINEPFRVLDCTSEVDGAVAVLITGEDIARNAKKPPVWLVGSSNSQGGSGWTEWDDPTEMYSRIAGPKIWEKTGLSPADMDLACMYDCFTYTVMATMEGFGFCEKGEVGKFFSTGRATYGGDVVVNPHGGLLSEGYIHGLNHHYEAVLQLRRDAGVRQVDDAQLALVTAGGGPFGGANVYSREKP, from the coding sequence ATGACCTGTGCCATCGTCGGCATCGGGCGCACCACCTATAGCCGCAAGTCCGGCCGCACCACTCGTGGCATGGCTGTTGCCGCGTGCCGGGACGCCATCGAGGATGCGGGGCTCAGCACGGCGGACATCGACGGAATCTGCACGTTCATGGCCAACGACTCCGAGCAGCCGATCTTCGTCGGCTGGGCACTGGGAATCGACGAATTGGCCTGGGCGAACGCGATGTACGGCGGCGGGAACCTGGTCGCCGACCAGATCGCCACGGCCGCCGCCGTGATCGAGGCCGGGATCTGTAAAGCCGTCCTGGTGTACCGCTCGCTCAACGGCCGGTCCGGCTACCGGTTCGGCCACATAGAGGGGCCGATGCAGGTGCAGCATCACGACCAGTTCGACACCGCCTCGGGCTACATGGTGCCGCCGCAGTGGTTCGCCATGTGGGCCCGTCGGCACCAGCACGAATACGGTTCCACCTGTGAGGATCTCGGGCAGATCGCGATCACCCAACGTGCACACGCCGGTCCCAACGAGCACGCACTGCGCCGCGAACCGCTCACCATGGACGACTATTTGGCCGCCCGCTGGATCAACGAACCGTTCCGGGTGCTCGACTGCACGTCCGAGGTGGACGGCGCGGTGGCCGTGCTGATCACCGGTGAGGACATCGCGCGTAATGCCAAGAAACCGCCGGTGTGGTTGGTCGGTTCGTCGAACTCGCAGGGCGGCTCCGGCTGGACGGAGTGGGACGATCCCACGGAGATGTATTCCCGCATAGCGGGTCCGAAGATCTGGGAGAAGACTGGCCTGAGTCCGGCCGATATGGATCTGGCCTGCATGTACGACTGCTTCACCTACACGGTGATGGCCACCATGGAGGGCTTCGGCTTCTGTGAGAAAGGCGAGGTCGGCAAGTTCTTCTCGACCGGACGCGCCACTTACGGCGGTGACGTCGTGGTCAACCCGCACGGTGGCCTGTTGTCGGAGGGTTACATCCACGGGCTGAATCACCACTATGAGGCGGTGCTGCAGCTGCGTCGGGACGCAGGCGTGCGCCAGGTCGACGATGCTCAACTGGCGCTGGTCACCGCGGGCGGCGGCCCGTTCGGCGGCGCGAACGTCTACAGCAGGGAGAAGCCATGA
- a CDS encoding Zn-ribbon domain-containing OB-fold protein has protein sequence MTSTAATNHALLPPVPVPDPDTAPYWEGLKDGKLMLCRCDDTGKWIHPPLERSRYTGGPVHFEEVSGDGTIYSYIVVRQALVPGRIPPYVVGLVELAEQPGLRINAVIDADPADVRIGQQVQLRIVDLGDSGYRIPEFVVK, from the coding sequence ATGACATCAACGGCAGCGACGAACCACGCACTCCTGCCACCGGTTCCGGTGCCGGATCCCGATACGGCGCCGTACTGGGAGGGTCTCAAGGACGGCAAGCTGATGCTGTGCCGCTGCGACGACACCGGAAAGTGGATCCATCCACCGTTGGAGCGCAGCCGGTACACCGGCGGCCCTGTGCATTTCGAGGAAGTCAGCGGCGACGGCACGATCTACAGCTACATCGTGGTTCGACAGGCGCTCGTGCCGGGGCGAATTCCGCCGTATGTCGTCGGATTGGTCGAGCTGGCGGAGCAGCCTGGCCTGCGGATCAACGCCGTCATCGACGCCGATCCGGCAGACGTTCGAATCGGCCAGCAGGTCCAGCTGCGGATCGTCGACCTGGGGGACAGCGGCTACCGCATCCCCGAATTCGTTGTCAAGTAA
- a CDS encoding mycofactocin-coupled SDR family oxidoreductase — MGRMDGRVAFITGAGKGQGRSHAVRLAEEGADIVGVDICRQLDGVMYAMATPEDLDETVNLVEKTGRRMIARHADVRDRKALQSAFDDGVEEFGYIDTVVANAGIVLNRVDEPDPEAAWELGIGVLLTGVWNTLQIASAHMVESDRGGAIVATSSMAGLKALTDGSGGADAYAAAKIGVTGLVRAYAQRLAAKNIRVMAIAPTGVNTAMIVENPALFEVIAAHEHLAKAMTNALPVQVIEPADVSETVLFLVSDSGKYYTGTTLMLDAGMNMT, encoded by the coding sequence ATGGGCAGAATGGACGGGCGCGTCGCCTTCATCACCGGCGCAGGTAAGGGCCAGGGCAGGTCGCACGCCGTTCGGCTGGCCGAGGAGGGCGCCGACATCGTGGGCGTGGACATCTGCCGCCAACTCGACGGCGTGATGTACGCGATGGCAACCCCCGAGGACCTGGACGAGACCGTCAACCTGGTGGAGAAGACCGGCAGGCGGATGATCGCCCGCCACGCCGACGTCCGGGACCGCAAGGCGCTGCAGTCCGCGTTCGACGACGGTGTCGAGGAGTTCGGCTACATCGACACGGTGGTGGCCAATGCCGGCATCGTGCTCAACCGCGTCGATGAGCCCGACCCCGAGGCGGCATGGGAGCTCGGCATCGGCGTGCTGCTCACCGGGGTGTGGAACACCCTGCAGATCGCCAGCGCCCACATGGTGGAGTCCGACCGTGGTGGCGCGATCGTCGCTACCAGTTCGATGGCCGGGTTGAAGGCGCTGACCGACGGAAGCGGTGGTGCGGACGCGTATGCCGCGGCGAAGATCGGCGTCACCGGGCTGGTCCGAGCATACGCTCAACGGCTGGCGGCCAAGAACATTCGCGTCATGGCGATCGCGCCGACGGGAGTCAACACCGCCATGATCGTGGAGAACCCGGCGCTCTTCGAAGTGATCGCGGCGCATGAGCACTTGGCCAAGGCGATGACCAACGCGCTACCCGTCCAGGTCATCGAACCGGCCGACGTATCGGAGACGGTGTTGTTCCTCGTCAGCGACAGCGGCAAGTACTACACCGGCACCACGTTGATGCTCGACGCCGGTATGAACATGACCTGA
- a CDS encoding phosphotransferase: protein MTSRALPVTLQSPEDLTPEVLTSLLRRHQPGVTVTDIRVRSTWQGTTSHLHLDVEYAEPESALPRQLFVKTQLSTVHDLPAAVDESLSQGGGGTVLLDDETTFYRDLRGDLDVETMTTYFADHLDGPSQFLVVGEDITLRGAQVPDAVAGLSVEQVDELLATLSRVHAPFWDSPRLRDNGDLAWLQHPLTGGFAEFLRSNGFSIIRMFLELPYKQALLDATGEDADSMETAFWKLQEYVAADPITLLHGDPHPRNTYALPDGRMGVLDWQLVRRGSWSHDVGYALVGALTPELRRAHERELLDNYRGRLLDAGVTSLPDREQMWTTYRQSPAWGFCMWAITPDQMYSVEIVKAVLGRFAEAYSDLGTGALLR from the coding sequence ATGACCAGCCGAGCCCTGCCCGTGACCCTGCAATCCCCCGAGGACCTCACACCGGAGGTGTTGACGTCCCTGCTGCGTCGCCACCAACCGGGGGTGACCGTCACCGACATCCGGGTGCGCAGCACCTGGCAGGGCACCACCTCGCACCTGCACCTCGACGTCGAGTACGCCGAACCCGAAAGCGCGCTGCCCCGACAGCTTTTCGTGAAGACACAGTTGAGCACCGTGCACGATCTGCCTGCTGCCGTCGACGAGTCGCTGTCCCAGGGCGGCGGCGGCACCGTGCTGCTGGACGACGAGACGACGTTCTACCGCGACCTGCGTGGCGACCTCGACGTGGAGACGATGACGACCTACTTCGCCGACCACCTCGACGGTCCGTCGCAGTTTCTGGTCGTCGGTGAGGACATCACGCTGCGGGGCGCCCAGGTCCCCGACGCCGTCGCCGGGCTGTCGGTCGAGCAGGTCGACGAGCTGTTGGCGACGTTGAGCCGGGTACACGCCCCGTTCTGGGACAGCCCCCGGTTGCGCGACAACGGTGATCTCGCCTGGTTGCAGCATCCACTCACCGGCGGCTTCGCGGAGTTCCTGCGCAGCAACGGGTTCAGCATCATTCGCATGTTCCTCGAACTGCCCTACAAGCAGGCGCTGCTGGATGCCACCGGCGAGGACGCGGATTCGATGGAAACGGCATTCTGGAAGCTCCAGGAGTACGTCGCCGCTGACCCCATCACGCTGCTGCACGGCGACCCGCACCCGCGCAACACCTACGCGCTGCCCGACGGCCGGATGGGTGTCCTCGACTGGCAACTGGTGCGGCGAGGTTCGTGGTCACACGACGTCGGCTACGCGCTGGTCGGTGCACTGACACCGGAGCTGCGGAGGGCACACGAGCGGGAACTGCTGGACAACTACCGCGGTCGGCTCCTCGACGCCGGCGTCACCTCGCTGCCCGACCGCGAGCAGATGTGGACCACCTACCGGCAGAGCCCGGCGTGGGGCTTCTGCATGTGGGCGATCACGCCCGACCAGATGTACTCCGTCGAGATCGTGAAGGCGGTGCTGGGGCGCTTCGCCGAGGCCTACTCGGATCTCGGCACCGGCGCGCTGTTGCGCTGA
- a CDS encoding Zn-ribbon domain-containing OB-fold protein, whose translation MTADTGYQRPQLRLAPSPTAESRAFWTGGERGELLINRCHSCGHFFHPPGPACWRCRSTDVAPEPVSGRATVAAYTVNRQTWIPGFEPPYIVAMVELDDEPDVRLITNVVGVSEDDIEVGMAVEVFFEDWTALSGEEESRVWLPLFRPVDTAATT comes from the coding sequence ATGACAGCCGACACCGGATACCAACGGCCCCAGCTGCGGCTGGCACCCAGCCCGACCGCGGAGTCGCGAGCCTTCTGGACGGGGGGCGAGCGCGGTGAGCTTCTGATCAACCGCTGCCACAGTTGCGGGCACTTCTTTCACCCGCCCGGCCCGGCCTGCTGGCGTTGCCGCAGCACCGATGTCGCACCCGAGCCGGTATCCGGGCGGGCGACAGTGGCGGCATACACGGTCAACCGCCAGACCTGGATCCCAGGATTCGAGCCGCCCTACATCGTGGCGATGGTCGAGCTGGACGACGAGCCCGACGTGCGGCTGATCACCAACGTGGTGGGCGTGTCTGAGGACGACATCGAGGTCGGTATGGCCGTCGAGGTCTTCTTCGAGGACTGGACAGCGCTCTCGGGCGAGGAGGAGAGCCGGGTGTGGCTGCCGCTGTTTCGTCCGGTGGATACGGCCGCCACCACCTGA